Proteins from a genomic interval of Rosa chinensis cultivar Old Blush chromosome 2, RchiOBHm-V2, whole genome shotgun sequence:
- the LOC112185172 gene encoding HVA22-like protein f yields the protein MGVLAAIAKNLDTLIGPGVTLLYPLYATVRAIESASTLDDQQWLTYWVLYSLITLFELFCWKVLAWIPIWPYMKLLFCIWLVLPIFNGAAYVYENIVRKYVKPGDYINWSSSSSSKHPEGQKKVIQMLSLDGRKSVEHFIDHHGSEAFERVVKTAEREARKH from the exons GCCCGGAGTGACACTTCTTTATCCTTT atatGCAACAGTGAGAGCAATAGAGAGCGCTTCTACACTAGACGATCAGCAGTGGCTTACATATTGGGTGTTATATTCTTTGATCACATTATTCGAGCTCTTCTGTTGGAAAGTCCTCGCTTG GATTCCAATATGGCCATATATGAAGCTATTGTTCTGCATCTGGCTGGTGTTGCCAATATTCAACGGGGCAGCCTATGTTTATGAGAATATTGTGAGAAAATATGTGAAGCCCGGGGACTATATCAATTGGAGCTCATCGTCATCATCAAAACACCCAGAGGGACAGAAGAAGGTTATCCAAATGTTGAGCCTCGATGGAAGGAAGTCGGTAGAGCATTTTATCGATCACCATGGATCAGAGGCTTTCGAGAGGGTCGTCAAAACG GCTGAAAGAGAAGCTAGGAAGCACTGA